A DNA window from Vicia villosa cultivar HV-30 ecotype Madison, WI unplaced genomic scaffold, Vvil1.0 ctg.003400F_1_1, whole genome shotgun sequence contains the following coding sequences:
- the LOC131640929 gene encoding uncharacterized protein LOC131640929 yields the protein MSQQPNASSPKKVSPISDSATPNESTNLNRVLNVSHIRMICIDDLKTTKPRTSHARRTKEDVRTKGSDPSSSNPRPWDICLLQTVISDPPKSKSDDDDVHTTGSDIHMTEEENNEDVQEDADNTNVTEDVNDIGNSEADDSPRADVDTGTNVVDLDDYSDNDLVATVNPSVAKRLMTRRKGKVVIQNSPVKKADVKSPSKDSVVPKKRKARAVEESESDVEVNVPDIPLKKPTTRKLVASVPEVPIDNVSFHFATSVNRWKFVYQKRLALERELAQNARDCKDIMELVQAAGLIKTIVHMSKCYEMLVKEFIVNLSEECADKRSKEFRKVFVRGKCVNFSSTVINNLSGRSYEAQPELEVSDNKVCQVITVNQVRIWPLKGKLSASKLSMKYAMLHKIGAANWVPTNHKSNVSTGTHVPDIVMTSAETSKSGSSASKAEVIAMLKETYKELEARKISLEKMISNLEKDGNEDFAGATGIEAQDE from the exons ATGTCTCAACAACCTAATGCTTCCTCTCCAAAGAAAGTGTCTCCCATTTCCGACTCTGCAACACCTAATGAGTCAACTAACCTTAATCGAGTTCTCAATGTATCTCATATAAGGATGATTTGCATTGATGATTTAAAGACTACAAAGCCAAGAACATcacatgcaagaagaactaaggAGGATGTTCGTACTAAGGGCTCCGATCCCTCATCATCCAACCCCC GTCCCTGGGATATCTGCCTGTTACAAACCGTGATTTCGGATCCTCCCAAGAGCAAAAGTGATGATGACGATGTTCACACTACTGGTAGTGACATTCACATGACTGAAGAGGAGAATAATGAAGATGTTCAAGAAGATGCCGATAATACCAATGTCACTGAGGATGTTAATGACATTGGAAATTCTGAAGCTGATGATAGTCCAAGGGCAGATGTTGATACAGGTACAAATGTTGTGGATTTAGATGATTACTCTGACAATGATTTGGTTGCTACTGTGAACCCTAGTGTAGCCAAAAGGCTCATGACTAGGAGAAAAGGCAAAGTTGTGATTCAGAATTCTCCTGTGAAGAAGGCTGATGTTAAAAGCCCTTCCAAAGACTCT GTTGTTCCAAAGAAGAGGAAGGCAAGAGCTGTtgaagaatctgagtctgatgttgaAGTGAATGTCCCTGACATTCCATTAAAGAAGCCCACAACTAGAAAGCTTGTTGCTAGTGTGCCTGAAGTTCCCATTGACAATGTATCTTTTCACTTTGCTACAAGTGTAAATAGGTGGAAGTTTGTGTATCAAAAGAGACTGGCCCTTGAGAGGGAATTGGCTCAAAATGCTCGTGATTGTAAGGACATAATGGAGTTGGTTCAGGCTGCAGGCCTAATAAAAACTATTGTCCATATGAGTAAATGCTATGAAATGTTGGTGAAAGAGTTCATAGTGAACCTCTCTGAAGAGTGTGCTGACAAAAGATCTAAGGAATTCAGAAAAGTGTTTGTAAGGGGCAAATGTGTTAACTTCTCTTCCACTGTGATAAACAACCTCTCAGGAAGGTCTTatgaagctcaacctgagcttgaagtctCTGATAACAAGGTGTGCCAAGTTATCACTGTTAACCAAGTCAGGATCTGGCCTTTGAAAGGAAAATTGTCTGCCAGTAAACTAAGCATGAAGTATGCAATGCTGCATAAGATTGGGGCTGCTAATTGGGTGCCAACAAATCACAAGTCTAATGTCTCAACT GGAACGCATGTCCCAGACATTGTCATGACATCGGCTGAGACATCCAAGAGTGGATCATCAGCCAGTAAAGCTGAAGTCATAGCAATGTTGAAAGAGACTTACAAAGAGCTTGAGGCAAGGAAGATATCTCTTGAGAAGATGATCAGCAATCTAGAGAAGGACGGTAATGAGGATTTTGCAGGTGCTACGGGGATAGAAGCACAAGATGAATAA